The sequence CTGGACCAGAATAGTCCCAGAAAACAAACAAGTTAACTTTCAGCCAATGTAGGTTGGTGATTAGACTTTGACCCAGCCCTTACGTAGCCAGGAATCTTCCTGGGAGACCTGGGGTTTCTCTGCGCCAGGCTTTTCAATCTTGCAACTTTTCCAAATTCTTTGCGGTATCAAAATCGGCCCTTTCAAGCACTTCCtctgtcccccccctccctggggggggggatttcctttATTTACAAGTTCTACATTTTTCAttgtacagccactagatggtgctgtggtcaTTACATGTTGAGATTCaacttgccatttttaaaatagttgatttgtattgattttttaaacaaagaagACAACTTGGGAACGCATTGACTACCATCTGTCATCAGTATCACATATTACAACACAGAGATCGCCTCACTTATACTCGATTCATTTCTCAGCTTTTCCATAAAATCAATTTCAaatgaccattttttaaaaagctccattGCAAATAAAGCCGCGTAAATGGTCAAAAAGCACTGAAGAGACCTTGGAGGTTAACAACGTCATGTAAACGACCCGCAAATTTCCGTGAGTAATCAATCTTGACCGCaagataaaagccttgtgtagagaagcccatAGGCACAGCCACATTCTTTCAGCCTAGcccaactcacagggttgttctgggTTACCCCACATCAATGTGTGCAACCCTGAACATGTGTgttttctacattaaaaaaaaaatagaataaccATCAAAGTTAATGTTGAGAACAGGAAGGATTAATCATGTcaatcctctgtcagggatgctttagggtggattcctgcattgagcagggggttggactcaatggccttgtaggccccttccaactctgctattctatggttctatgtgtGTGTGGGATCTTCTTCAAAGCTCTTTATTTCTTTACTTCTAGCTGGAGATGTTTTCTACTGTGCCACCGTTGGATTACTTGTCCATCGAGGACTGCATGAACGAACACTCGGAAGAGGAAGATGACCAGTATTATTTGGCCATGGGAATCGCGGAGGGTGAAGAGCCATCTAAGGAGGTTGACAACGAAGAGGTCTACCTGAGTGCCTTTGATGATCTTAGCCCCTTAGCTTCTGAGTTACAGCATTTTCAGCAGCCTGAGGAAGACCAAGCCCCAAATTTCCCTCCCCCAGACAGTGTGTTGGAAGATCAACCCTTCAGCCTGGTTGGATGGACCTTGGCTCAGTCTGGGACGGAGCCTCAGCTAGGTCGCCGTCTAGCTCATGACCTGGAGTTAAGCCATTTGCACCTGGATCCAGAATTGGCCAACCCACCTGCGGAAGTCATCTGGCTCTCCAGAAGCAATTCCAATGAGTTGGAAATGCAGGTGAAAGATGGCGCCAGGTCTGCTACGCCAGAGCCCGTCTTGTCATTGCTGCAGGGAGAAGGTGCAGACGCCGGAGGTGGAAATGGCGTACTTGTGCAAGCGGGGGGTTTGGTGCAGTCTGCAGGCCCTGACGGAACTCCAGATCTTAGCTGCCAAAGATCTCCGGTTCTGGAGTGCGAAAACCAACCAGAGCTCGAAGATGAGTGGCAATTAACAGCTCAGATTGCTTCAGAGGCTGAGCAGGTGGAGTGGCCTCCTTGCATGGAGGCTGATGGTTCTACTCCAGAGGTGGCTGGAACATCTGGCCAAGACATGGCTTGTGGGCTCTCATTTCAAGAGCCGGAGCAGCTGCAGAGTGCAGAAGCTGCCCTTCGTCCTCAGTCGGCAGAAGCGCCTTCAAGCCTGGAAGAGGTGTCTGGGGTTGAGCTTCCCGCTTTGCTGGGCAATAGATCTGAAAAGGATCCTTTTGAGAGCTCTTGGAAGCTGCCCGCGAGGTCACTTGCCTGGGATCCTGAGCAGGCGGCTTCCTCTGGGGCAGACGTCCCCTTGCCGGACGTTGACTCCGATTCCTCGTCCCTCGCGGTTTCTTCTCCCAAGAGCTACCCGGGAAGTCTCCCGCACAAACTCCAGCCTGCGCCACCCGTGGGTGCTGAAGATGCCCTCAAGAGTGACCCCTCGGATGGAAGCGTCCACATGAAATTGACCTCCAGCACCATCAGGGTGCAGCAGGTGAAATCTTTCCCCGTCGTGCCTCCGAAGCCGCAGTTTGCCAAGGTCCCGCCTTCCTTAACGCCGAGAACGCCGACCAAGGAATCCTCCGCCGTATGGCCCAACCCGCCCCCGGCTAAGAACGGTGGGAGTGAGGTGAAGGGCGGGTCTCTGCACAGGGCCCTTCGCCCCACCAGCCTCGACACGTACTGCAGCGCCGCCGGCCTCGAGAAAAGGCCAGAagccctcctgcccccttccGAGGCACCCACCCCTTCGGCTAACCACGGCGGCGATTCGGAGGCCCTTCCGAAGCAGCGGAGTTCCATGCCTGTGTGTTTAGAAAGATACGGCAGAGATGGTGAGAGCGGAGGAGACGTGGCGCCCAAGCCCCTGCGCTCCCCGCCGGAGAAATGCAGCTTTTGGGCCCGGGGAGGTGAGCCCAACAGCGATGACCTCCACCTGGCAAAGAGCTCCTTGCCAGAGAGGAGCTCGGATGAACGCAGCGGCCACACCAAGAGCCAGGAGAACGCAAGCGGGCCCTCGCCACGGCCCGCCTCGGTGCCGGCTTTGACGGAGAAGCCTGCCGGCGTCGAGGCCTGTGAGGCCTCCCCACAGAAGCAGAGGTGGGCCACCTGGCGTAACGGGGGCAGCATGTCGTTTGACGAGGCGGTGGCCCTGGCCAAAGAGAGGCACGTGGCTCAGGCCCCCATGAGGCGGATGCAGACCTATTGCTACGGCGACGCAGAGGGACCCCACGGCCCGGGCCGGGCGGAGAAGCACCCCCCTCAGCCGAAACCTGCTCTGAAGCCTTTGGGGCAGCGGCCCCTGAGACCCCTGAGCTGCTTGGGCACCGCGACGCCCCCGGAGGCTCTCGCTTCGGGGAAGCCGCTCCTTACTCAAGCGTTGGTCGACGCCGGCCCGGAAGGGCCGCCCCCTCCAAGCTGGGACGCACACTCCTTCCCTCCAGATCTTCCCGCAAGAAGAAGGCTGAGCTTGCCAAGGATAGGGCGGTGCCCGTCCCTGTCCGAAGAGGCCTCTCACGCCCTGCCCCAGGAGCGGAGGTGACTGGTTTTGGGGGCTTCATTTCCAAAAACTGGCCTTCTAGCCTGCTAGGCTGTGTTGCGTCGGGGCCTAGGCCCAGCCCTGGGCACTCAGGTGCACCAGCAGGTGAGTCCTGCTAGAGCAAACCCTAGAAAAGTCTTGCTAGCAGCTAGATCAAACCAAGAGGCCATCCCGTCCAGCCACCACGGGCCCCCAGAAGCTGCAGCCGCCACACCATCCCTTGGGCTGGATTCCAGGTGTATATCCAAGCGAGCCAAGGGGATGGAGTGGATGCCACAGATGGCGAGAGCTCCGAGCTCCGCAGGTTAGAGTTTTCTCTAGAAATGCAGAGCACATTCTCTCTTGTAATAGTAGAAcccaatactagaacccaacttcatgggggtcatatcccatgaagccgattggtggaaGATGCAAGACTgatcaaaggaaggacgtcttcacaccgtgcagagttaaattatgaaattcgctaccacaagaccaTGATGGCCACCACATTGgattgtttttaaaggaagttagacaaattcctggagatgaaggccatccatggctactcatcctgatggctctgtgctacctctgatatccgaggcagtaagctggtatacaccagttgctggggaacatgggtgggagggcgctgttgtgCCCGTGTCacgcttgtggattcctggtcaacaactggtcggccacagcaggactcttcttatgttcttacatctcGGGTGGATAGATTTAAGTCAAGGCAATTGAAATGACCAACAGGGGGCAAAGATCTGTGTTAAATCACACTTAGCATTTTGAAACTTTTGTATTTTTTGTGCAAGCATGCATGCTATCTGGTTTCTATCACTATTAAAACATATTGATTGGTTTGCAACTAAATAGAAACTTTCTACAACTTAGCACCATAATCCCAAACCTTCGACCATATGCCCCACACGCCTTCTGCTCTGAAGGTTATATTTCCTTAGAGGCAAGAGACAGATTTCGGTTTGGCTCTCTCTTTAAACATGCAAGGATACTGAACAAGATCACTGACTTGAAGGTTAAGGCTCTAATCAAACGCACACTTATTGGGAGGTATTCAACGAAGTAAGACCTGCTTCTAAGAAAACAGGCACCTGCCCAGAAATATTTAGAAGCAAGGAATGGTAATTACCAGGCCAAAGTGTGTTGTAAAAGTTTGCTGTGCCACAACTGCCTTGCACACTTCTATCTGATTGCTAGGCTGCTGCACACTTCATTCTAATTGATAGGTTTTTGCCATTACCcgctatagggtgaccctatgaaaaggaggacagggctcctgtatttttaacagttgcacagaaaagggaatttcagcaggtgtcattggtatgcatgcagcccctggtgaaatcccctcttcatcacaacagttaaagatgcaagagcatTCTAGAgagaccagttacaaaagagggcagggctcctgcagctttaactattgggatgaagagggcatttcatcaggtgctgcattcatacaaatgacacctgctgaaatccccttttctatgcaactgttacagatacaggagcctggtcctcctttccatatggtcaccctacactaccccctttccccttctaactctggggctgagttcagacaacacactaatcaatgggggtggggggtaataggaacaaaatggaaaacaaccattgattagcgtgttgtctgaactcagcctgtgtAGGGGGATCCCAGAGCGGTGAGTTAGTGGGGAGGAAGTGACCAGCTGAGACCGTTCTTTGCCATGGGCAGGCAGCCGGCTTCCCTCTCACTTCCTTGTAGGTGCAAATAGGTAAGCACAGGTGGATGGGCCTGGGTGGGTAAGCAGGTGTGAAATGAAGCTTTGCTTGGGATTACCAGGTGCTCACACTCCGACCAAATTGGTTGGAAAGAAAATCTGTATTAAAGGAATATAATAATAACCAAAAAGGGAACGCTGAGTGGGTACTTGAAGATaaacaaggttaaaaaaaaaaaaaaacgcttgCTAAGCTAAACTCTTTGAGGTAGAATACCCACAATGCTGGGATCACCTGGAGGGCTGCCAAACACATAGCAACATTGATCaatggaagaggagaccaagcaAATCAGATTGAGAAAGGAACAAAGAACCATATCCCATTTTTATCGTGTTTGGGGGTGGGACAGGTTGGGGTGGGCAGGAGATGACCAATCAACAGGTTTCACCCCTCAGAGGAGCGGCACATAAACAGGAAGGCGTTCTTCACTTCTTCTGGGTCTAGAAGATGGACAATCAAAGCCTTAATTGGAAAGGAGATGTCTTTGGCTTTCCCTGGCAGACTGGCTTCATCCAAAGGCTTCCTGTTTCATGGATGTAGAAGCTCCGGGAAAGATGTGCGTTATTCAAAGCAGGCTATGCTAATCAAGGATGCTtgcagctttaaagataaagagcttctttacatgagtgatttattacacATTAGTGATTGACCATTCATGGAGATTTGCGGTCCTTTACAcgacgttgtcaacctccaggacttcTCCCGCTCTTTCCCGCTTTcagaaagatcagagataagctgtaaTAAGAGTTAATGGTGCCATATCGGCAGTGTGTAGTGGCGGTGTAGTGCTATAATGCAGCCACTAGATGGGGATGTTTCATTGAACATGTAGAGCAttgccaagaagggaagttttccattcCAAATCACATGTTCATTGTAGCCCGCTGTAAAACTGAAAAGACTCCGGAAGAAGAAAGGctggtaaggatgcaggatttttgcttatTGTAGACTAGGGATGCAGAACATCAGGCTTGGGACCCTGATTCCCCAGAAGTCCatgcccttccccccctccccctcaatgATTATTTGGTAGTTTCTCAGTTTATGTGcagtcccccctgccccaatttaaaactttgaaaTGCCCCTTCTAAGTcatagttactggcaataagagcttcaggctacaatatgctggcatttttagcCTGACCCTATTTGCTGCACCTGCCACTGGGACACAGCCCTCAAAAGCATTCCAAAAATGAAAATCTGCCTTTGGGTGAAAGAGATTTTGCACCCTCTGAAGGGCAGGTCGACATCAGATATGTTTCTTCACGAACTGGAAAGTAAACGTCCACCATGTTGTGCATTTGCATTGCGTACCTATTCATCATCAAAGAAGTGAACATGTTCCTGAGCTCAGGTGTGCTGATGACATGCTATGGGAGCACCAGATCACCCATTTGGACTCTGTGGATCACCCTGGAGAGGTACTGCAAGCCAGCCCTTTTTGGAGAGGAAAAGCACTGCATAAATTTGtgtataaatagggtgaccctatgaaaaggaggacagggctcctgtatctttaacagtggcatagaaaagggaatttcagcaggtgttatttgtatatatggagaacctggtgaaattccctcttcgtcacaacagttaaaggtgcaggggctatactagagtgaccagatttaaaagagggcagagctcctgcagctttaactgtggtgatgaagaggagatttcaccaggttctccatatatacaaacgacacctactgaaatttccttttgaatgcaactgttaaagatacaggagcctggtcctccttttcatagggtcaccctatgtataaataaataacaaatattatGGGCATCTCCTGGATCCTATTGCTTGTGATGATTGGATCGTCCCTGGGCTCAGTAGGAAGTCCACAGTAATAACAACATGACTCATAGGGTCATTTAATGATGCTCAGTCCCAGAAGTCCTGATCTTTCCTCACCCATGGTTATCTCTTTCACATGGAAACGCAGCCTTGAACAATGCAATTGATAAATTGTTATTCAGTTGTAAATGTAGACTTTAGCCTGCgtgaaattcaggaaatggaggCTTCAAAAGACTTGTGTCTGAAAAGAGTTTTTGTTGACCTCAGTTAATAAATGTTTAAGAgagtcaatggaacttatttccaggtaagtatgtataggattgcctcACTGGGTTGCTAAAATAACAAAAGAAACCAAGTCCAAATGGCATCAAGATTTAGCAGTTGGCATATTAATACACTACACACAACAAGCGGAGAGTGTAATTGTGTGTttgtggaaggtgtgtgtgtgttttcaaacagtagggtaaccatatgaaaaggaggacagggatcctatatgtttaacagttgtattgaaaaggaaatttcagcaggtgtcatttgtatatatggagaacctggtgaaattccctcttcgtcacaacagttaaagctgcaggagctctgccctcttttaaatctggtcactctagtatagcttattattattattattatttatttatatagcaccatcaatgtacatggtgctgtacagataacacagtaaatgcaacacatgcaaagggacacacacttgatctggttttctcgactggacaggaggatggtgatctggaagtgggggaactaacatctacccccttgtcatggtcggatcacttcctactgaggtttagactcccggcggcctttcccctctgcaagggtggggggcctattaaaatggtccgcccccggaggctaatggactccgatggattccagagggctctgggggattttcctgctgatatggccggtgctcctgtcgaagcccaggtcgctctgtggaatgcagagatgactcgggcggttgacacgatcgcgcccaagcgtcctctccctctgagcagagcccggtcagctccttggtatacatctgagctgagggcgatgaagcaagaggggagacggctagaacgcaggtggaggaaaactcgtgctgggtctgatcgaacacgggctagagctcactatcgagcctactctgtggcggtgagggtggcaaagaggcagttcttttccaccagcattgcgtcttctcggtgtcgtccggcggagcttttccgagtggttcgtggcctgttacactctgggccagggcgtgagatagttgaaccctcggtagcacgctgtgacgagtttgcacggcactttgaagataaagtcgctcagattcgtcatgaattggacaccacacttaatgcagcaccactagtagaggcgttcagagcgccgtccggctcagttttattggatgagtttcagttattgaggcccgaggatgtggacaaggtgcttggccaagtccggtcgaccacctgtgtgcttgacccttgcccctcgtggctcattacatcaaataaggaggggatcgccggctgggtccaggaggttgtaaatgcctccttgagagagggagtggtgccggcctctttaaaagaggcggtaattagaccactcctgaagaagcctaatctggacccggaagatgttaacaactacaggccggtggctaatatccctttcctgggcaaggtgcttgagcgggtggttgcaggacaactccaggcactcttgaatgaaacggattatctagatccatttcaatcgggtttcaggcctggttttggaacggaaactgccttggtcgccctgtgggatgacctctgtcgggagagagacagggggagtgcgaccctgttggttctcctggacctctcagcggccttcgataccatcgaccatggtatccttctggataggttgtctgagctgggagttggaggtactgcgttgcagtggttccgctcctacttggatggccgattccagaaggtggtgctgggggattattgctctgtgccgtggctcctaagccatggggttccgcagggctctattttatcccctatgctgtttaacatatacatgaagccgctgggggaggttatccggagatgtggactgaggtgtcatcaatatgcggatgacacccagctctacctttccttttcaacaaacccaggtgaggcagtgactgttctgaaccagtgcctgggcacggtaatggactggatgagggctaacaaactgagactcaatccagacaagacggaggtactgttagcgggtggttcatttgtccggcgaggtgatgtttgccctgtcctggacggggttgcactctccctaaaggatcgggtccgtagtttgggggtgctcttcgatccagaactgtcacttgaggcacaggtgaactcagtggcaaagagcaccttttatcagcttaggctgatataccaactgcgcccttatctggacagtgatagcctagctacagttatccatgctctgataacctctcgtttggattactgcaatgcgttatacgtggggctgcctttgaaaacggtccggaagcttcagctggtacaaaacagggcagcccgtttactaacagggactggctggcgagatcacattacgccagtccttttacaacttcattggctgccagtccaggtccgggcccgattcaaagtgctggtattgacatttaaagccctaaacggtttggggccaggttatttgaaggaacgcctcctcccatatgtacctacccggaccttaagatcatctacaggggcccttctccgtgagcccctgccaaaggaagtgaggcaggtggctactaggaggagggctttctccgctgtggcaccccggttgtggaatgagctccccagagaggtccgcctggcgcctacactgtactcctttcgtcgccagctgaagacctttttattcactcagtattttaacacttaattttaacttaaatttaaattatactgttttaactctgtattttaaccttatatcaattttgctgcgtggttttatcctggttgtgctttttatattgtattttgtatttgtatttttaacttgttggttgttttatgatgattttaatttttgtgaaccgcccagagagcttcggctattgggcggtataaaaatgtaataaataaataaataaataaatagcaagaccctgccgcataggcttactcctgcacctttaactgttgtgacgaagagggaatttcaccaggttctccatatatacaaatgacacctgctgaaattcccttttctatgccactgttaaagatacaggagccctgtcctctttttcatagggtcaccctatcaaacaGTGATCTTTGGTGTATTGCAAGGATGTTACAAGAACACAAACGTCCCTGTTTCATCAGGGAAatgctggcgccctccagatgtgttggactacaactcctatcatccccctcCTGATgggaggatgataggagttgtagtccatctggagggcgccaggttggagaaggctggttccCCACACCCCCCAAGCCAGGTATGGTAAAGGCAACAGTCGGTGTGTTGGAGCTGAGGACATAAGGACAGATGTTTAGTGCACTGGAGCCACTTCCCAAAGAAGAAGTTGGCAACTATAGGTGATGATAAAAGAAAGGCTGTGGGAGGGCTGGCCTTTGCCCACAAGAAACATGGCGGCGCTCTTGTCTGTTCGGTAGAGAGAAAGTCTACGAACGCCGGAAGTTGTCGACTGAAGCCGCTGCCCGTTACTAAGATGGTGCTCATCGGATGTTAGCCCCACACCTAGCTGACGCAAACCGGAAGTCGCGTGTTatagtttatatttatatattttgtgtGTATTTGCATATCTTCTTACAAAAGAATCTAAAAAATGATGTGGGGTGGGTGGTTGTGGGGGTGGGTGCGCGTAACGTCAGCAGCCCCTCCTCAAGATGGCGCCGCCAAGAGCCCCCCACTTTTCCCTCCCCAAAATGGCGGCggccggaagtgtaggccgctcCCCTCACGACGTCTCGGTTGAGGAAGCCGCCCGGCGGGACGAGGCGGGGCCTGCGCCGCTTGGTGGTTTCCGCCCCGTCGGGCTATATGGGcggcggaggggaggggggaggagacgGAAGGGCAGAGGTACCCCGGCGCGCATGCGCCGATCTCCATGGCGAGGAAAGGGGGTGAAAGAGACCGAGGGGAGCCCAGGTAAAGGCGACCCCCCTCCGCGGTGGcttcttggggggagggggagatggggggagggggagaaagctcCGTACCTGTACGGGGGGCCAAGGTGAGAAAGATAGGGAAGGGGTTCTGGATTGGGCctagctctttctctccccccccccagtgagtgTGGGTTTGGCCTGGGGGGGGCAGCCCTTtcttctccatcccccccccccataacttcTCAAACCAGAAGCGCCTATTTCCCTGTCCTCACTGACAGAATGGGAGGGGGGCTTcttgcccttccccccccccagccttacTTCCTCAAAGGATTTGGGAGGGGGcgtcttgcccccccccccaccctcaattCCCCTCAGTACttgagccccctcccctccccctaatATATCATTTATAAAAATTGAACACCTGCAtgtacacacagatacacacacgcacacacacgttacttgtatttattttttgaataCAGCTGTGCtgtagcagatttatttatttatttatttatttatttagaatatttatataccgctccccattgaacaatttcggagcggtgtacaagataaaatgaaaaataaaaacagaatgaaacagttaaaacaaaatttaaaagaagcagagataaacagagattcaaggctgcatattaaggaaaggcttcttggaataaagatgttttcaggaggggccaaaaggagtacaaggttggcacctgcttgacctccagaggcagggagttccacaggaggggggccaccatgctgaaggctctgcccTTGGTGGGCTCCAGTCGGAGgttggatctaggtggaaccaccaggagcaggccctcggatgacctcagtgaccgggcaggtgggtaggggagaaggcgctctctcaggtatcctggtcccaagttgtttagggctttgtacacaagtacaagaactttaaacctggcccggtagcgaataggcagccagtgcagttccctcagcagaggagttccatgctggaaaggggaagCTCCAGACAActgccgagctgcagcgttctgcactagctccagcttccggagcagcttcaagggcagccccacatagagcgcgttgcagtaatccagccttgaggttaccaatgcctgtaccactgtgtcCAACCTATAATAACAGTAATATAGTATGTTGCCCCTTATGGATCTGTATGAGGTTTTttttgggccctccagatgttgggggacccccacccccatcatccctcactattggctatgctgacctagggctgatgggagtattttgttatttctttattatagCCTTTTTATCTCCCCTTTTAGCTAAAAAGGCTCCCAAGGCGGCGAACAgagatatttcttaagacagcccCAGCCCCCTGCTCACAGGTTTGCAATCTAAGAAAAACCATATACAAAAAGAAGGGATTGGGCGGGGAAGGAAATGTAGGCCCTGGGTTCTTAGTCGCACAGTTCAGCAACTAAGTCCAGCTgccgcttcctctccctctaatagtccCACACAGATCCAGGCGCGATGGAGGGATGCCCGGCTGCAACTTCTTCCTCTGACGGCCCCAGctaagacagttggtagcaggaaggaaggTGGAGCTGCATCTGGGCATGgtggaacatctggaggaccacaaatccCCCTCCCCGTCCCAAGTTTCATAAGCAAAAACTACCAggtcccttcctccaaggagcttacaaaCTAGGGGCAACTGGTGTCCCTCTAGATGCTTTAGCCAGTGGCAAGGGATTGTGGGAATCATAGGCCATCTacctatttatttgttgtttttgtgtgacatttatatctcgcctttcttcaaaggagcccaaggtggcatacataacccttcTCTCCTCCAtagtatcctcacaacaaccctgtgaggctgcGAGCTGGTGACCGGCCGAAAGTCACAACCTGGGACTTGCTCTccccactacactgcactggcttGGGCTGGTGGTAGTTGTCAAGTTGCTTACCCAAGTAGGGACATGATAGCAAGAGACAAACAATGGAGGATCTGGAGCTCGGTGGTCATGCAGAAATCCCCATGTTCAGTTCAGTGAAATTGAAATGATCCAGTGAAGAGGGATGAAGTAGCAGATTATGGGAAAAGAcaccccccttcctctctctctctctctctctgcctgagagctTGGAATAGTAGCTGCCAGTCACAGTGGATAAAACTTGGCTAGATGGAGATGACTTGACCTGTAGAAGGCAGTTACAAAGTGGTTTTCCTCAGCTATGTGTTTAATCCCCCTTTATtctgatcctgtgtgtgtgtgtaaatggatcCCTGCTGTACCCCATCCTCCAAtacagggtgggtttttttcataCAATGCTGTCAGTATATGTAGTCCTTTGCGGAGTAATATAAAACAGGACAGTATAAATGTTAAAACTTTATAAATATATTGTCTTTCCGCGCTGCCCTTTCCCTTAAagctgcatttctctctcctgaGGCAGCTCTGGTTGATCGCTCTGCCTTGGGTGCTTGCTTCAGTGTCATTATTTTACCGAGCAGAATTACATCTAACCATTTTAAAAAGACCAGGACAGGTTCTTGTCCCAAAGACATTACAATCGAAACCGTGGCGCTGTCTCT comes from Elgaria multicarinata webbii isolate HBS135686 ecotype San Diego chromosome 21, rElgMul1.1.pri, whole genome shotgun sequence and encodes:
- the ARHGAP30 gene encoding rho GTPase-activating protein 30 isoform X1 produces the protein MSLAMKARQRARRKGAAKDRVFGCDLVEHLQLSGQDVPQVLKSCTEFVEYHGVVDGIYRLSGVSSNIQKLRQEFDTDRSPDLNKDVYLQDIHCVSSLCKAYFRELPNPLLTYQLYDKFAEAVAIPMEEGRLEKIKEVLKELPSPHYRTLEFLMKHLVHMASFSAQTNMHVRNLAIVWAPNLLRSKDIEASGFNGTAAFMEVRIQSIVVEFILTHVEQIFGDAPLRVSSRESLRKSLHLMGSPVTLPEEKYSFSYNVPAVLNQGDGPPQMRPYHTIIEFQDSKRKGSIKAKKWKSIFNLGRSSNDSKRKSSKLEDKDDKAGKMRLRPAKSMDSLSSLPCSSDDHTQLGRKKSQKQLTLCRESFDGPVSLDNCFLESDEGPDKVKAEEMQGESEGEATAKSEPTTPKASRSSLVGVAPQGRSPKATRSRAEKCAGVHISGPFSVTVPFHITSNLTLSRLTQGLECPALSRCALEKEALETLAANGEGSSEQQEAEGKLTPTADTDKEEPAKEDATVEDENQMSMEVQDSFSFLDSPDAWLGDTLDDSQPWKNANMVSDFAGCGINTFPATEDDMGSGFMNEMIGGGMELEMFSTVPPLDYLSIEDCMNEHSEEEDDQYYLAMGIAEGEEPSKEVDNEEVYLSAFDDLSPLASELQHFQQPEEDQAPNFPPPDSVLEDQPFSLVGWTLAQSGTEPQLGRRLAHDLELSHLHLDPELANPPAEVIWLSRSNSNELEMQVKDGARSATPEPVLSLLQGEGADAGGGNGVLVQAGGLVQSAGPDGTPDLSCQRSPVLECENQPELEDEWQLTAQIASEAEQVEWPPCMEADGSTPEVAGTSGQDMACGLSFQEPEQLQSAEAALRPQSAEAPSSLEEVSGVELPALLGNRSEKDPFESSWKLPARSLAWDPEQAASSGADVPLPDVDSDSSSLAVSSPKSYPGSLPHKLQPAPPVGAEDALKSDPSDGSVHMKLTSSTIRVQQVKSFPVVPPKPQFAKVPPSLTPRTPTKESSAVWPNPPPAKNGGSEVKGGSLHRALRPTSLDTYCSAAGLEKRPEALLPPSEAPTPSANHGGDSEALPKQRSSMPVCLERYGRDGESGGDVAPKPLRSPPEKCSFWARGGEPNSDDLHLAKSSLPERSSDERSGHTKSQENASGPSPRPASVPALTEKPAGVEACEASPQKQRWATWRNGGSMSFDEAVALAKERHVAQAPMRRMQTYCYGDAEGPHGPGRAEKHPPQPKPALKPLGQRPLRPLSCLGTATPPEALASGKPLLTQALVDAGPEGPPPPSWDAHSFPPDLPARRRLSLPRIGRCPSLSEEASHALPQERR